GGTGGAAGATAAATGCACCCCACTATTTTTTAGAAAGATACCTGTCTCAATTGAGAGAGGTGCCGGCGTCCAAGTATGGGATGAAGCAGGGAACAGGTATATAGACTTCACCTCGGGCTGGGGGGTGACATGCCTTGGTCATGCCCATCCGGTGATCAGTGACGCACTTCTGGAACAGAGCAAGAAGATCATCCAGAATCCAAGTTCGGGGCTGACTTACTCACCGGCACGTGCCCGTCTTCTGTCATTGATGTGCGAAATCCTTCCCGTACCCCTGACTAGAATATTTTTCTCCAATAGTGGAGCTGAGGCAAACGACGCCGTTATCAAGCTGGCACGTAAAGCAACGGGACGCATGGATGTTATTGCCATGAACCAGGGCTTCCATGGTCGGACAATCAGCACAGCATCAGCTACTGGACAGAACAAGCACAGAGAAAAGTTCAACCCATTGATGCCCAACTATCGGTTTATTCCTTATGATGATTTGGAAGCATTGAGTGGGGCCCTTGATAAGAATGTGGCAGCCGTAATTTTAGAACCGGTTCAAGGTGAGGGTGGCGTCATTATCCCTTCCGAAGGCTATCTTAAAGAGATGAGCCGACTGTGCAAGGCAAATAGTACACTGTTAATTATTGATGAAATACAAACAGGGTTTTGTAGAACTGGACCAATGTTTGCCATAAGTCCTTTGAATATCGAAGTAGATTTTATGACTATGGCGAAAGGAATTGCCGGGGGCTTTCCGTTTGGAGCCTTTGCAATGTCTGAGGCAGTGTCAATGCTTCTTGAGCCCGGTGATCACGGTGGCACTTATTGTGGTAATCCGCTCGGTTGTGCAGTAGCTTATGCCGTCATCAAGTATTTACTCGATCACAATATATCCGCTAATGTTATAAAGACAGGCGACTACGCCCTTGATCGGATGCATCAGTTGATGATGTCATACCCAGAGAAAATTATAGAGGTCCGAGGTAGGGGACTGCTTTTGGCTATAGAGTTTTGTGATGTTGAGACCGCCAGTCATGTTGTTGGAAAATGTCTCAATCGGCGTCTGTTTGTAACGCAGACGCAAGGAAACATTATAAGGATATTCCCGGCTCTGAATATCAAGCGGGAAGAAATGGACGAAGGGCTCACGTTGTTTGAAGCAGCAGTTGATGACGCCATAAAAGGAATTTCATAACGGTGTTTTTGAGCCATTGGCCGATTTCCCATAAATTGACTGAGCAATGTCATTGTTTGCTCAAATCATCGGATTTTGTCTTTCAGGAAGAATCAATCGAAGCAACAATTATTTTAACTAGTTAACTCTTCTGGTTTGTGTAAATAATTGGAATCTTTTGCAACTCTGGCGCATTTTAGACAGATATACTTGGGCTCTCCAACGATTCCCTTGAGTTTCCCAAGATTATCTTTGATCTCATCTTTTCTCCAATCGCACAGATGCTTGTTACCTTTACCCATCTCTTTGCTTCCTCCATCCTCAGCCTGCTGTCCTTTGCGAGGCGGTGGTACACTTTCTATCATCACGCTTGAGTATAAGCTCCGGCTTTTTGATAAAGACCTTCGTTTCCGGAGGTACGGATTCTGTGAGCCAGACATTACCACCAATTACAGATTTGGCGCCAATAATAGTCTCGCCTCCCAGGATAGTCGCCCCTGAATATATTATCACATCATCTTCTATCGTCGGATGACGCTTTTTACCGCGAAGCTGTTGGACTGCATCCTTTGGGAGAGAAAGGGCGCCCAAAGTAACCCCCTGGTAGATTCTTACCCCATTACCAATGTCAGCAGTCTCACCTATTACTACACCAACTCCATGATCGATGAAAAAGCTGGCGCCGATATGGGCGCCGGGATGTATGTCTATGCCGGTAAGCCCGTGAACATACTCGCTCATAATACGAGGCATAAGTGAAATCTTCTGATGGTGAAGTTGGTGGGCTATGCGGTAAACTGTCACTGCATGGAGTCCGGGGTAGCAAAGGATAATCTCGTCATAGTTTTTCGCCGCAGGGTCTCCTTCCAAGGCGGCCCTTATATCCTTGGCCAAAAGAATCCTGATATCAGGCAATTCCCGGATAAACTTCATGGCTTCTTCACGACCGCGTTCCACACAGTGCGTACAGGATAGATTGTATCTGATGCATTCATGCCTTATGCAAAGGGTCAACTGACACGAGAGGTTTTCAAAAAGAGATATCGTTTCCATTCCCAGGTAATATTCCAGATTGACCCGGTCCAGCCGCTCCGGGATAAAATATCCCGGGAAGAGGATCCGTTGGAGTTGATGTATTATTCCTATTATTGCATCTCTTGATGGAATTGGTTCCGGGCCCACGTGGTCGAAGCAGTTATTACCGTTGCAAGTTCCAACAAGGTTGCTCACAATTTTCGGGATATCTTCTCTGTAATCACGCGATGCTTTAATATCGAGCTGACATTTATTTTTTTGTCCTTTATCTCCCATTGACTACTCCCTATCCTTTTTACTCTTCCTTTCAGCGCTGTCTGCTAATTCTATCAATGTTGATAAAAACGAAGAATACTTCTCATATTGATGGCATGCCGCTGCTCATTGTTCATTTTGCTATGAGAGTCCCGTGGTTCAGAATCCTAGACTCCTAACTTGCCGAGCAACCGAGTAGCTTCCTTCCTCAACAAAACCTTTCAGTCGCGGTAAAAACTGATCTTGTCTATCCAAACTGTGCCTTCAGTTGCTTCATTTCTGTCTGAATCAATGTCAAATCGCAGTTCTTCTATACGGTTTAAGCGTATCACTTGATCTCCGGCTTTTGCGCCCATGGATTCGGCACCTCTTTTTATCCAGCCCCTGCCAATTGTCAAACTGTCGAAGGGTATCCTGATCTTTTGCCATTCAGTACTTATGTCAAAAAAACTGACCCACCTGTCCATGGTGTTGGGATCATCCGGCAGGGAGGTTGAAGAACGAAAGGTGCCATACAAATTTCTGGTGCCCTTGGCATAGAACTCTATGCCGCTAAAAAGCGATATATTGCGTTTCCTTTTATTATTGGCAATAGCGTATGTCCCCGGTGTGTCCCCGGTGAACTTGAATTTTATTCTTAGGGACTGTTTAGAGCCTTCAGCACCGGTATTAGTATCTAAGGCAGTCTCGTAAAAGGCGGAAGACTTTTGGCCTTGCTTGCCGAGGCGATGATATCCGATTAACCAAGAAGGATCTACCCTTGCAGCCTCAAAATCCTCGTTCCAGGAACCGGAATCCCGCAGCTCCGCCGCATTGAAAAGCTTCGTCTTCATGAATACCGCCGCAACAGCCTGTCCGGTCCTCGTGTTGATTAGTCGCAGGTTAATGTTCCATTCGTTTTGGATATCGGCCAAGGTACCTGTCAAAATGAGATCTGCAATCAACAATTTCCCCGAGAACTTATCCGCCGTGTCACCGGCCATGCCGCTCAAGCTTAATTGAAGTTCATCCATAATTGATTTCAGCTTAGATCTCTCGACAACGTTAAATTGCCCAGATTCGACAAGGGTAGTAGTGAGTTCTTCCAGGGTTACTCGGCCCACCTCTTTCACACTTCCTCTTATGACCTCGAAATCTACTATAGCAATACTTTTCTTCGGCACTTGGAGTTTAACCATTGTACCCGCTGCAAAGGCTATGGGTTTCTCCAACTCAATTTTTACGGCAGTACCGCGCACCTCCATTACTCTCGCTTGCTGGTCGTTGACTTCCGTTGTTACGCCTTCAAAAAGGAGGCTTTTCTGCACAATCTGCTGTGCGATATCACTAATCGCCGAACCAGCTGTTTTTTTAATTTCCGGCACCTTTAAGGTCAGCCATACTTGCTTGCCTGATACAGCCTGCACTATCCCATCCAGAAATATAAGATTATCTTGGCCCGGCCTGTTCTCCCTATCAATGCCGGCACATGCGGCAAGCAAAATAATGATGACAGCAGCAGCGCTAAGGATAGTTGTTTTAATCATAAGATACCTCCCTTGAGTCCAGTTGACCAATTCCTTCCGATACTGCGGTTAAAAATTACATTCTTCCCGTTCACACTTTGGCTTCCCGGCGGGCTACCGTACTTCAACGATGATTATGGACATTATTGATAACCAATCGAAATCATGCCTTTTCATATAGCTTAGAGATTTGTTACTTTCAGGAAGCTGTCCTTACCCCCGATCATCACACATTAATGCCACCTTTCATCACGTGGCCGTTAATATACCTTGATGACCAAAATTGCAACTTTGTATTTGCACAGGCTGAGTTCGGATAACGCAAATATGACACCCACTGCATTGTTATGCCTCATTTTCCAGACTGATTGTCGGTTCCATTCCTGAGACGATTTTCATATGACCCCTCCTCCTTGCAGCGGTTGATAATCATTGCTTCTTCGATTGGTCCTTCCATCGTCGGCAAAAAATAGAGGCGAGTAATAGGATCACAAATTACTAATAAATAAGTAGCAAAGACCCTTTGGGCATATTTACTGATGGGTATGATCTGGCTGATTATATCTTGCGCTGATCCCTATGCTTACATTGGCACTTTACAATAAATAATCACATTGACATGACAGGGCTGTTCCCCTATATTCAGCAAAATACAACTATGAGGTAAAATATGAATGCTAAATTGATTGAATATTTCAACAAACAACCGAGGCTCGCAACGCTGAGCACCGCCGACAAAAGCGGCAAGGCAGATGTGGCGGTCCTGGGCTCACCCAGAATGGTCGACGAGAAAACGGTGGTGCTTACCCTGAGGAATAACAGAACCTTTGCGAACCTCCTGGAGAATCCCCATGCCGTGTTTACGATCATGGAACCGGGGAAGACGCATCCGGAATGGAAGGGTGTAAGGGTTTATCTCAAAATGATCGAGTATCAGACAAGCGGTGAAAAACTGGAAACGCTGAGAGCGCAGGCGCTACCGAGAGTGGGCGAAGCAATTGCAAAGCTGATGCATGCTGCCGTGACGTTAGAGATATATGAGGTAAGACCGATGATAGACAACGGGCAAGGATGGGAAGCATCTATATAGCGGGTTAAGATGAGAACAATTTTTATTCTGCTCCTCATTATCCTCGCTGTCGGCCAACTCGTATTTGGCGCTGAAAAAGTGGTGCAACTGGAAGTCTCCGGCTGCAGAAACTGAGGCGCTGCTCAGAGGATAGGTTCTATCCTCAAGGCGGTGGATGGTGTGGTCGAGGTAGCCTTTCCCGAGGGCGAAATCGTTGCCATCACTATTAATGATGCAAAGACTTCTAATCCAGTAGTCGTGGATGCTCTGAAAAAGGGCGGTTATAGCGTGAAGCAAACGATGGAAACGCCTTCCAGATAATAGACGCCACCTCTCCTGAAATATCTCAAACTCTTTTACTTAGCTTTCTCGCTGGCGTTTACAACTAGCTTTCCGGAAGCATATATTGGCTGCAACAGTTCGTCTGCATCTTCAGATACGATCTCAAAAGCAGAGCGGACATCTTGCGGGATTATACAAGGCCGACCGGTCAGCAATGTCAGGGATTAGGTCTCCCTTTCTATTTTATCGTTACTTTGGAGTTTTATATGCTTTTGATTTCAGCAACTCATGAATGGCATACCGTTCACACCGGGGCGATTATCGGTCTTCTGGAACTTTCTGGCATAGAGAATATCCACACATCTTCTGAGTTAGATCAACGGAAACGTGAGACGGAAACGCGCCTGAGAGAACGCTACAACGGGTTTACTCGACAGGATTTCTTGTCGCTGCCCGTGATGTCTGATTACGAAAGGTACTACAAGCGATTCAACAAGACTTATCATGTGCAGCTTCAGGTAGAGTCAATCGTGTTGAAGGGAAAGGATCTGCCAACGGTAATTCCCTTGGTTGATTCAAACTTCATGGCAGAAGTCGAGACGTTTGTTCTTACTGCTGGACATGATGTTGGGAAATTACACGGACCGGTTCTCATAGACGTTTCAAGAGAAGGAGAACATATCACCCAGATGAATGGCACTTTCAAAGCAATTCGCGAGGGCGACATGATTATGAGGGACGCGCATGGGATATGCTGTTCGGTTATTTATGGGCAAGATAACTGTTCGCCTATTTCACCAGAGACATCCTGCGTTCTTTATGTTGCTTACGCGCCTACCGGTATTTCATCGGGAACAGTGGATACGCAATTGAGAAAAATAGAAGATAATATTCGGCTTTTCTCTCCAAATGCCTTTGTAGAATACCGTCAATTGCTCTACGCTTAGCACATAGAAAGAGGTGTTCCACGCAAAAGGTTATATTTCTTGTTGATATGAATGCCTTTTTTATAAGTTGTGAAATGACAAGGAATGCTTCTCTTGTCGGAATTGCAGCCGCTGTTGCCGGTGATCCCAAGAAGCGTGCAGGCATCATCCTTGCCGCAAACTATGAGGCAAGGTCCTGTGGAGTCAAGACCGCCATGGTCCTTCATGAAGCTTTGAGACTTTGCCCTAAAATGATCCTGGTACCGCCAGATCATAGTTTCTATGAGCAAAAATCAAAAGAGGTCATGGACTTACTATCGAACTATACCCCGGTTCTGGAACAAAACAGCATTGATGAGGCATGGCTTGATATGACAGGGTGTGAAGGACTTTTTGGCAAACCTGCCGAGGCCGCTAAACATATTATGGATGAAATCAGGGTCAAGCTCGGGCTTTGGTGCTCAATAGGAATCGCCGCAAACAAGTTCCTCGCAAAAATGGCGGCTGAAATGAAGAAGCCTCTAGGCATCACCGAACTATGGGAGCATGATATTCCCTTAAAGCTCTGGCCGCTTCCGGTAAAAGAAATGTACGGCATTGGTGGTAAAACCGCTGAAAAGTTAAACCGCATGGGGATACGGACGATAGGTGAGATTGCCAATTTTCATATAAACACCATTGTCAAAGTTTTCGGGAAAAGCGGGAAGGAAATTTATCTGCATGCCAAGGGAATTGACAATTCCCCTGTTATCGCTCACATGGCTGATGATATGAAGTCAATCGGACGCTCAGCAACATTGCCGGAAGATATATCCGACATTGAGAAAGCAAAGCTGGTTCTAATGGAGCTTGCCGATGACATTGGTATGACGACAAGAAGGCATGGCAAGAAAGGGCGTACGGTCCATATCACCCTGAAATATTCTGATTTTCAGGTAGTTACAAGGCAGACAGCTATTCCTGCTACCTGTACCACCAAAGAAATATACCGGGCTGGTTGCAGTCTGCTTGAGCAAAATTGGAACAGGCTCCATCCAGTAAGATTGATCGGTATATGCCTCTCGGTATTTTACGGAGACAGCTCTTCGGGTCAGTTGTCACTTTTTGACCAAATAGAAGGCAATGTAAAAAGCGATAAAAATAAACAAATTGACAGGGTTATGGACGAAATACGAAACAAGCATGGCTCTGAAATAATAACCTTTGCCGCCTTGGTTAAGAAAGAAAAAGGCAGCAGCGTTGAAAGTGAAGATTGATCTCAGATCAATCAGTTATAAAAGGATTGCTAAGTAAGGGACGGATGGAAAAGGAAGGAGTATCGCCGGTAATTATAATGGCGGTCAACCCGTGATAAAAAACCTGTGAACTTTTAACGATAACTGGTTGAGAGTTACAGTTTTGGGGCGGCGGTTTTTGGGACGAGCAGGGTTGAACATAGCTTCCTGCTAATCCACAGTTATTAGTCATGGATAACGGCCCCTGATTTTCCCATTTTCATGAGCAATACCAACGGCACCAGGCAGAGCAGGAAGATGCTCAGGAGATAGAAGGCGTCATTGAACGACATCATGGAAGCCTGTCTGAGTAACTGCCGATAAATCATTCCCGGCCCTGTTGCCACGTCGGCGCTGGGCGATGGCACGAGCGGGAGAGCGTGTTGGTAAATTCTGTCAAAGGGTGTCAGTCCCTCCACAAGCCTGCTTTGGTGGAATTGGGATCTCCGCGCCAACAGGGTCGTGACAAAGGCAATGCCGAAACTGCCGCCCAGGTTCCTTACCAGATTGAAAATAGCCGAGGCGTTGCCCATATTCTCGTTTTCTATCCCCGACATAGTGGTCGTGTTGAGGGGAATGAAGAGAAAACCCATACCCACGCCCAAGATGATTCTGGGCCAGATGACCGTATTAAAATCCGCCAGGAGATTGAACTGTGCCATAAGATGAGTGGCGTAGGCAGCCACAATTAAGCCAAAACCGAGAAGATACTTGGGGTTCATCTTCGTGATCAGCCGGCCGGCCAGGGGCATGGAGATAAGGGTTGCCATGCCTCCCGGTCCAAGGACCATGCCGGCCAAAGTGGCAGTGTACCCCATGAGGGTCTGGAGATAGATCGGCAGGAGCACGATACTGGCGAAGAGGTTAAAAAAAGCACAGAACATCAACACGTTCCCTGTGCTGAAGGTGACGTTCCGGAAGATTTTGAAGTTGATGATGGGATGTTCCACAAAGAACTCGCAGGCGACAAACAAGAGCAGTGATACGACAGAAATCAGGCTCAGCCAGGTGATGAAGTTAGAAGCAAACCAGTCCTCCATTTCGCCCTTGTCGAGGACAATCTGGAGGCAGCCGATGCCGACGGTGAGGAACATCAATCCCCAATAGTCTACTTTCATCTTCATCCGGTTCATATAGGGCGGGTCAACGATGAAAAAGAGCACCATGAGGATCGAAATGAGGCCGATGGGAATGTTGATGAAGAAGATCCAGTGCCAAGACCAGTTATCGGTAATCCAACCTCCGAAAAGGGGTCCGATGATCGGTCCGAACATGATGCCAACGCCGAACACCGCCATGGCCATGCCGTGCTGCTTCTTCGGAAAGGTTTCAAGCAGGATTGATTGCGAGAGCGGCTGAAGTGCACCACCGCCGATGCCCTGTAGTATCCTGAAAATCACCAGGGAAGAGAGGCTCCAGGCGAGGCCGCAGAAGAACGAACTCAGGGTAAAGAGGGTTATGGAATAGATGAGGTAACGCTTCCTGCCGAACAGGCGGCTCAACCAGCCGGTCAGCGGGATGATGATCGCATTGGAAACAAGGTAGGACGTGATCGTCCAGGTGGCTTCATCGAGTCCGGCGGAAAGGCTGCCGCGGATATGGTTGAGGGACACGTTGACCACCGAGGTGTCGATGATCTCGATCACGGTCGGGAGCATGACAGTCAAGGCGACAATCCATTTATTCATATCCTGGGGAAACTCCTTTGACTCAATTTTCCAGGATAATCGTCGGCACAACGGACATGCCCACCCGGAGCACATGGGACGGATCGGTGTTCTTTTCCAGAACGATCTTGACAGGGACCCGCTGGACCACCTTCACATAATTTCCCGTAGCATTCTCCGGCGGGAAGAGGGAAAAAACCGCCCCGGTGCCCGCCATGATGCTGTCGACTTTTCCTTGGAAAACCTTATCGGGATAGGTATCGATGCGGACTTCGACTCTCAGGCCCGGCTTTATCTTTTGAATCTCTGTCTCCTTGTAATTGGCAATCACATGGATGTTGTCGAGGGGAACCAGTGCCATAAGCGGCTGTCCCGGCTGAATCTGGTTGCCGACCTCTACGGACTTCTTGGTTACAAATCCGTTGACTGGCGCATAAATCCTCGTATACCCCTGGCTCAGTTGCGCCGTCTTCAAAATTGCCTGCCGTTGCGTGACTGTGGCTGCCTGCGTCCGGAGGGCAAGTTCAGAGTGTCTTATCACTTCTTGTTGAGTTTCGATGGTGGCTTCAGTTTGTTTAAGCTGATCCTTGGCTACCTTGACCTGGGCGGAGGCCACATCGTGAGCGGTCTTGGCTTGGTCGGCGCGTTCCTTGGAGATTGCCTCTTTCCGGATTAAATTTTCCGCCCGTTGGCGATCAAGCTCAGCCTGCCGTAGTTTTGCCTCCTGAAGGTTCAGGTTGGCCTCGGCCGCAGCGGTGCGATACTTCATTTCGGAAAGCTGCCTGCGGTTAGTCTCCACTTGTGAGGCAAACTCGGTCTGTCTTGATTTCTCGGCGGAGAGGGAAGCCCCTGTTTCCCCGGCTCTGACATCGTAGTCCGTCGGGTCGATCTCCACAAGCAGCGCTCCCTCTTTGACCGCATGGTTGGTCTCTACGAAAATCGTTTTTACCGTCCCCGGTATCTTGGCAGCGATGCTGTGGATATGGCCATCGATGAAGGCATCGTCGGTACTGATATGCCTTGCCTTGTACTGTATGTAGAAAAAGACGCTTATTAAACCCGCAACTCCGACGCAGGCAAAAACAATCGCTGCTATGATCTTTTTTTTGTGGTTACTGTCGTTCTTGTTGACTTCATCCATAAGAGTTACTTATACGCCTCCGCCAATTTTTGTCCCTGGGAATACATCGCTGCCGCTTCAGCCCTGCCAAGGTCGTAAAGTGCACGGTAGTGATTCGTCTCGGCAACCGTAAGGAGCGTCACCGCATCAAGCACCTCCGTTGCCGTTCCGACTCCCTCCTGATACCGCGTCTTGTTGATGCGCAGGTTTTCCTCGGCCTGTTGCAGGGCGTCCTTCACCACGGCAATCTTCTGCCGGGCTGATTGAGTGTCCAATAGATTCCGCTGTACTTCAAGTTTGATGTCATCCACCAGCTTTTCTTTCTCTTCCCGGAGTTTTGACTTTTGGTGTTCGATCCTGGCTACCTCAGCCTTCGTGCTACCGCCACTGAAAAGGTTCACCCCTACTCCGAGAATCATCGCCCAGTTCCCCTCGTACAGCTGGTAGCGGTTTTCCGTATAATCATACCCGCCCCTGACAAAGAGTTCGGGATAAAATTCTGCCTTCTTCGCCTGCTCCTCCAAACCCAATGTTTTCAGGGTCTCCTCAGCGATTTTTATTTCCGGCCGTTCCTTTAAGCCGATCTCCCAGGCTTTTTCGAGGTTTGTCTCGAGGTAGTCAACATTCGGTTTATCCACCTCAGCAGCCGCCACTTCGGCAGTGAGCGGTCGCAGGAGTGCATTATTGATGCGTGAGGCATTGATCGCCCGGAAGTTCCTGGCGCTAATCAGCCGCTGCCCGGCGTCGGACAGCCGTACCTCAGCCTGGAGGAGATCGTTTTTCGTGATAACTCCTTCAGTATAGAGGTCCTTCGCATCCTTCAGATGAGATTGCAGCCGCTCAACCTCTATCGCCGCCACTTTGGCAATATGTTCGGCTTCCAGTAGGTCATAATAGGCCAGGGCGAATTCAATGGCGGCAAGATTCCTGATCTTTTGCGTATCGAGTTTCTGGGTATCAACTCTTGTTCTCCCTGCCGCATAACGTGAGGCGGTTCGTTTAAAATCATAAAGTGTCTGCTGAACACTGATACTGTAAGCGAGAAAGTCCTGTTGGGAAGTGGGAATAGTAGCGTTTCCGAAGATCGCTTGCGGTTGATGGGCCAAAAAGGTCTGGTTCAGAGAGGCGTTCACCCGGGGAAAGAGGCTCGCCCGTGCGATCAGCGCGCTGTCTCTGGCAATCTCCTCATCATAAGCGGCGATCCGTGCCAGCCTTCCTTTTTCAGTAACAATCTTGAGCCCCTCGCCCAGCGTCAGAGTCTCGGCTGCAGTTGTTCCGCTCAAGAGGAGAAGCGTTAAAATCGAAAGGGCAGAGACTAAACATACCTTGATCCTCATTGAATCGTTCCTTTCATAAAAACTTCCACGAATTCCCTGATCACCTCTTCCTTGTCGGAACCACTCTCTCCTCTCCAGAGAAATTCACGGGTGAAAAAGAAGGAAAAAAACATTCCCACAAAGGCCATTGCTCCGATTTCCGGGTGAAAGCCCCGCAGCAGCTGGAGGCTCTGCATCTCTCGAAAGTAAGATGCCAGCGCCTTAAAAATTTCTTCGACAAAATTGCGGTGGATACTCACCACCGTTTGCGGGTAACGGTGTATCTCAAAAGACATGATTTGTATCATGCCCTTCCTTTCATCAAGAATCTCAAGGAAACGTCGGGCAATTTCTTCCAGGGCTTCTTGATAGTCCATTTTGGCAAGGCAGGGCAGGAGATCCTTTAATGTAGGAAGGAAGGTATAGGTGTTCATGATTTCTGCAAAGAGTTTTTCCTTTGATGAAAAGTGCCGAAATAGCGTGACCTCGGCAACTCCTGCAGTTTTGGCAATCTCTCTGGTCGTAGAGCCGAGATAACCCTTTGTCGAAAACAAAGCTAGCCCCGCCTCCAGTATCTTTTTCTTTGTCCCCTTTGACATTGTGCTTTGGTAGCACTTACTTACAAAATATTCAAGAAAATAAATCAGCTCTTGAAAAAAAGAAACTACATCAGAAAAAACGTAAAATAATTTAATGAAATTTGCTCTATTAACTCTTCATGTTCAGATAAGTTTTTCCTCTTCATATATTCTGAATACTCTGGCCGGATATGTTCCAGTAATTGAATATATTTGGTTTTTTATTTTAGGTGATGTATTTCCAGAATTCATGATATTGCGAAGGTTGATGATTACCGGCAAGAGCCGGGAAGAAAAATTGTTTTCGGATTGCTTTTCTTTGA
Above is a window of Deltaproteobacteria bacterium DNA encoding:
- the dinB gene encoding DNA polymerase IV yields the protein MALRLAHRKRCSTQKVIFLVDMNAFFISCEMTRNASLVGIAAAVAGDPKKRAGIILAANYEARSCGVKTAMVLHEALRLCPKMILVPPDHSFYEQKSKEVMDLLSNYTPVLEQNSIDEAWLDMTGCEGLFGKPAEAAKHIMDEIRVKLGLWCSIGIAANKFLAKMAAEMKKPLGITELWEHDIPLKLWPLPVKEMYGIGGKTAEKLNRMGIRTIGEIANFHINTIVKVFGKSGKEIYLHAKGIDNSPVIAHMADDMKSIGRSATLPEDISDIEKAKLVLMELADDIGMTTRRHGKKGRTVHITLKYSDFQVVTRQTAIPATCTTKEIYRAGCSLLEQNWNRLHPVRLIGICLSVFYGDSSSGQLSLFDQIEGNVKSDKNKQIDRVMDEIRNKHGSEIITFAALVKKEKGSSVESED
- a CDS encoding DHA2 family efflux MFS transporter permease subunit translates to MNKWIVALTVMLPTVIEIIDTSVVNVSLNHIRGSLSAGLDEATWTITSYLVSNAIIIPLTGWLSRLFGRKRYLIYSITLFTLSSFFCGLAWSLSSLVIFRILQGIGGGALQPLSQSILLETFPKKQHGMAMAVFGVGIMFGPIIGPLFGGWITDNWSWHWIFFINIPIGLISILMVLFFIVDPPYMNRMKMKVDYWGLMFLTVGIGCLQIVLDKGEMEDWFASNFITWLSLISVVSLLLFVACEFFVEHPIINFKIFRNVTFSTGNVLMFCAFFNLFASIVLLPIYLQTLMGYTATLAGMVLGPGGMATLISMPLAGRLITKMNPKYLLGFGLIVAAYATHLMAQFNLLADFNTVIWPRIILGVGMGFLFIPLNTTTMSGIENENMGNASAIFNLVRNLGGSFGIAFVTTLLARRSQFHQSRLVEGLTPFDRIYQHALPLVPSPSADVATGPGMIYRQLLRQASMMSFNDAFYLLSIFLLCLVPLVLLMKMGKSGAVIHD
- a CDS encoding pyridoxamine 5'-phosphate oxidase family protein, which gives rise to MNAKLIEYFNKQPRLATLSTADKSGKADVAVLGSPRMVDEKTVVLTLRNNRTFANLLENPHAVFTIMEPGKTHPEWKGVRVYLKMIEYQTSGEKLETLRAQALPRVGEAIAKLMHAAVTLEIYEVRPMIDNGQGWEASI
- a CDS encoding FlgO family outer membrane protein: MIKTTILSAAAVIIILLAACAGIDRENRPGQDNLIFLDGIVQAVSGKQVWLTLKVPEIKKTAGSAISDIAQQIVQKSLLFEGVTTEVNDQQARVMEVRGTAVKIELEKPIAFAAGTMVKLQVPKKSIAIVDFEVIRGSVKEVGRVTLEELTTTLVESGQFNVVERSKLKSIMDELQLSLSGMAGDTADKFSGKLLIADLILTGTLADIQNEWNINLRLINTRTGQAVAAVFMKTKLFNAAELRDSGSWNEDFEAARVDPSWLIGYHRLGKQGQKSSAFYETALDTNTGAEGSKQSLRIKFKFTGDTPGTYAIANNKRKRNISLFSGIEFYAKGTRNLYGTFRSSTSLPDDPNTMDRWVSFFDISTEWQKIRIPFDSLTIGRGWIKRGAESMGAKAGDQVIRLNRIEELRFDIDSDRNEATEGTVWIDKISFYRD
- a CDS encoding HlyD family secretion protein, producing MDEVNKNDSNHKKKIIAAIVFACVGVAGLISVFFYIQYKARHISTDDAFIDGHIHSIAAKIPGTVKTIFVETNHAVKEGALLVEIDPTDYDVRAGETGASLSAEKSRQTEFASQVETNRRQLSEMKYRTAAAEANLNLQEAKLRQAELDRQRAENLIRKEAISKERADQAKTAHDVASAQVKVAKDQLKQTEATIETQQEVIRHSELALRTQAATVTQRQAILKTAQLSQGYTRIYAPVNGFVTKKSVEVGNQIQPGQPLMALVPLDNIHVIANYKETEIQKIKPGLRVEVRIDTYPDKVFQGKVDSIMAGTGAVFSLFPPENATGNYVKVVQRVPVKIVLEKNTDPSHVLRVGMSVVPTIILEN
- a CDS encoding serine acetyltransferase; amino-acid sequence: MGDKGQKNKCQLDIKASRDYREDIPKIVSNLVGTCNGNNCFDHVGPEPIPSRDAIIGIIHQLQRILFPGYFIPERLDRVNLEYYLGMETISLFENLSCQLTLCIRHECIRYNLSCTHCVERGREEAMKFIRELPDIRILLAKDIRAALEGDPAAKNYDEIILCYPGLHAVTVYRIAHQLHHQKISLMPRIMSEYVHGLTGIDIHPGAHIGASFFIDHGVGVVIGETADIGNGVRIYQGVTLGALSLPKDAVQQLRGKKRHPTIEDDVIIYSGATILGGETIIGAKSVIGGNVWLTESVPPETKVFIKKPELILKRDDRKCTTASQRTAG
- a CDS encoding TolC family protein, producing MRIKVCLVSALSILTLLLLSGTTAAETLTLGEGLKIVTEKGRLARIAAYDEEIARDSALIARASLFPRVNASLNQTFLAHQPQAIFGNATIPTSQQDFLAYSISVQQTLYDFKRTASRYAAGRTRVDTQKLDTQKIRNLAAIEFALAYYDLLEAEHIAKVAAIEVERLQSHLKDAKDLYTEGVITKNDLLQAEVRLSDAGQRLISARNFRAINASRINNALLRPLTAEVAAAEVDKPNVDYLETNLEKAWEIGLKERPEIKIAEETLKTLGLEEQAKKAEFYPELFVRGGYDYTENRYQLYEGNWAMILGVGVNLFSGGSTKAEVARIEHQKSKLREEKEKLVDDIKLEVQRNLLDTQSARQKIAVVKDALQQAEENLRINKTRYQEGVGTATEVLDAVTLLTVAETNHYRALYDLGRAEAAAMYSQGQKLAEAYK
- a CDS encoding aminotransferase class III-fold pyridoxal phosphate-dependent enzyme, which translates into the protein MEDKCTPLFFRKIPVSIERGAGVQVWDEAGNRYIDFTSGWGVTCLGHAHPVISDALLEQSKKIIQNPSSGLTYSPARARLLSLMCEILPVPLTRIFFSNSGAEANDAVIKLARKATGRMDVIAMNQGFHGRTISTASATGQNKHREKFNPLMPNYRFIPYDDLEALSGALDKNVAAVILEPVQGEGGVIIPSEGYLKEMSRLCKANSTLLIIDEIQTGFCRTGPMFAISPLNIEVDFMTMAKGIAGGFPFGAFAMSEAVSMLLEPGDHGGTYCGNPLGCAVAYAVIKYLLDHNISANVIKTGDYALDRMHQLMMSYPEKIIEVRGRGLLLAIEFCDVETASHVVGKCLNRRLFVTQTQGNIIRIFPALNIKREEMDEGLTLFEAAVDDAIKGIS